A segment of the Fibrobacter succinogenes subsp. succinogenes S85 genome:
CGTGATATTGTTGAACGCGAAGGCGAAAAGTCGCGTTTTGAAAATCTGAAAAAGCTTGAAGATTTGATTGCATCTCTGAAATTTGACAATCGCGAAAGATTCTGGGTTGCATCAAAGCTTTTGGAAAATGATTCGCTTGTGCGTTCGGAAGTCGAAACGGCGGTGACTCCGGAACATTGGAAGCAAATCAAGGAAATTCTGGATGCTGAAGGTGCTGAAGGCGGACTTTTGACGGGTGAAGCGAAGTACCGCTTTGTCTCTGAAGTTCTCCGTGATGCGTCTGAAGGCGAAGAAAAGTCGATGAAGCTTTCTCGCTTTGATAAGATTGCGACGCACCGCATCTGGGGTAAAATTGTCGCATTCTTTATTCTCGTGCTTACGCTTGCCGTGAGCATGATGATTGCAGTCCCGATTATTGCAAGCTGCTTTGGACTCCAGCATGTTGCAGAACCGCTTGTTGTTCAAATGTGCGAAAAGTTTGGCTGGTGGCCTTCTGTAGCGTCGTTCGTCAATGGCGTTATCATTGGCGGGCTTTCTGTGACTGTCGCCATGATGAGCTTTGTCTTTGCGATTCTCGTGACATTTGGCTTGATGGAAGATACGGGCTACTTGGCGAGATCTTCGTATGTGTTTGACTCGTGGCTTTCAAGGCTTGGTTTGCATGGCAAGGCGTTTATGCCGCTGTTTTCTGGGCTTGCTTGCACGGGCGGCGCCGTTTGCGGTACGCGCGTGCTAGATACACGTGGACAGCGCTTGTTTGCGATGGTGCTTTTGTGGTCCATTCCGTGCGGCTCAAAAGTTGCCGTAGTGCTTTTCCTTGCTTCCGTTTTCTTTGGCTCGGCGGCTCCGCTGTTTGGCTTGGTTTATGTAGCGATGATTTTTGCATCGTTCTTGCTTTCGTCTAAACTTTTCGGAAATAAGCTGATGCCGGTGAATGAACGCGTGGGCATGATTATGGAACTTCCGCCGTACCACAAGCCACATTGGAAAATTTTGCTCAAGACGGTTGCTCGCAATGTCTGGGCGGTTTTCAAGAAGGCGATTGCGGTCATTTGGTTTGTGTCCCTTTTGTTCTGGCTTATTTCGTATTCGAAAGATGGAAATGTGGAACATAGCGTGCTTTACACCATTGGCAATGCGATTGAACCGTTTACGCAGATTTTCGGTATGCGCTGGCAACTGTTTATTTCGTATATCGGCGGAATCTTTAGCAAGGAAGCGTCGCTTGGCGTGATGAGCGTTGTCTTCTCGAGTACAACTGATGCGTTCTCGCTTGTTGCCCGTAATGAGGCGGGTGCAAATCTTGGCGAAATGATGCGTGCCGTGGTGACCATCCCGGAAGCTCTTGCATTTATTTTTGCATCCATGTTCAATATCCCTTGTGTACTTGCGATGGGTACAACGTATCGTGAAACGCATTCCCTTAAGTGGATGCTTGCGATTGCGGGTTATTACTTTGCGATTTCGCTTGGTTTGGCGTTTATCGTTTACCACATTGCGCTGTGGGTGCTTTAGGACTTCTTCGAAAAACCCAGACTACAATAGAAGCGGGTATGGCGTGCCAATTGTTGATTCATGCGGTGCGTCATATTTTTTTTATCTCGCTTTGTTCAAAATTTTAAAAATGTTATCCATGTCTAATTGGAGCTTTTTAAAACCGTTTAGAGTAGAATATAAGGGGTGTTCTGACTTATTTTTGACCGTCCGATTGTGTGGTTCAAATGACTCAGAAACGAATTTATTCAGCTTTGTCTTTCAACAAGGCCTTTTACATAGGGCTTGCCGTTGCAATCCTTATCCATATCGCCACACTTTTAAACCCGTATTTCAAGAAACAAGAAATCTCGACGCAACGCCCTGATAGCCCCGTAATGCATGCGGAAAAGGTCTATATCGCGCCCCCTCCGCCTCCAGAAGCGCCTCCGGTCGTGAAAAAGGTCGTTCGTGCTAAAATTATCCCGAAGGTCGTAGAAAAACCGGTCGAAGAACAGCCTCCTGAACCGGAACCAATCCCGAAACCGGTAACAGAAACGGCACCAGTCGCAGTTGCTGAACCTGTTGTCGAAGCGCCGCCTCCCGCGCCCCCCGTGGTCAAGGAACCGCCCAAACCTTCGGCAGATTCTGTGAAAATGGTGACCCGCACGTACTTGCGCTCGCTCAAAAAGCAACTGGAACAGATCAAGGATTACCCTGCGACGGCTAAGCGCCTAAAGCAGGAAGGCACGGTACGTGTGCGGTTTACCATCCTCGCCGATGGCAAGATTGAACAAATTGAAGTTTCGGAATCAAGCCGTTATTCGTCGCTGGACAATAGCGCCTTGGAAGCCGTTGCCAACATGGGCAAATTTCAACCTATTCCAAAACTTTTAGAAAAAGAACGCTGGAGAATCGAAATTCCAATCCAGTACAAACTTAATGCAGGGAGATCGTAATGAACTTCATTCTCGACTTTGTCAAACAGGGCGGTTACATCGGCTACATCCTGGTTGCACTGAACTTTATCGGTTACGCCATCATTATCTGGAAGGTGATTTCGCTAATTGTCTTTAATAAAACCGTGCAGCCGCGTTTGACAGATAAAGTTATCCATCGCGTGGTGACCTGCAATACCGACCATCACATCATTACAGAAAGTATTCGCACTGAAATCGGCCTTGCGTTCTCTCCGCTCACAAAGGGCCTTACGACAGTCGAAAACATCGCATCTATTTCTCCTATGCTTGGCCTCCTCGGTACGGTGGTGGGCATTTTCAACGCATTTACGGTGATAGCGGCCTCGGGCCTTGATGATCCATCCGCTTTTGCGACGGGCATTAAGTTTGCTCTCGTGACAACGGTCCTTGGGCTTGTGGTCGCTATCCCGCACGTGATTGCGTTCAACTACCTGAACGCCCGCATGGAGCAGGAACAGGACGAAGTCGAAAACCAGGTGCTTTTGCACTTGGGCAAGACTTTGCAGGAACGTGACGCAAAGAGAACGGAGTCTCGCAATGGCTAAAAGACGTCGTCGCATATCGCTGGACATGACGCCACTAATTGACTGCGTGTTTTTGCTGCTTGTCTTTTTCTTGGTGACGTCTGTCTTTAAGCAGGACAAATCCGTCCTCAAGCTTTTGTTGCCTGAGACTTCTAGCGAAGTCAAGCAGGAAGTTTCCGAAGGATTCTTTATAGAACTTTCAGAAACCGAAATCGCCATCAACGGTGAATTAGCGACAGTTGAAATTTTGAAGAACAAGAGCGCTGCCGTGCAAAACAAGAAAGCGCCGGTGGCCTTGAAAATCGACAAAAAGACTCCTTACGAAAAAGTCGCAGAAGTCTTGGATGTTCTCCAGATGGAAAAGATTTACAACATACAATTCGTCAATGAATTAAAAAAGGAGTGAGAAGATGTCACGTATTCGAATAAATATCGAAAAGGTGAACGAAAAATTTGAAAACTTCGCAAGGTTCCTGATTTCGCACAGGGCCTTGCTTCTTGTTTCGTTTATAGCCTTGCTTGCGATTTCTATCGTGGGCATGAAAAAGATTTACGTCGAAGCCTCATGGGATAGCTACTTTATCGAAGGCGACCCGATGCTTGTCGAAACGGACAAGTTCAAGGAAACGTTCGGCAATGACTATTTCGTGGGCGTGATGGTCGAAACGGAACAGTCTGTTTTAACGCCGGAAAACTTGAAGCTTTTGCGCGAGCTTTCGAACGAATTGCGCGATAGCCTCTCGTATTCTGACGGTAAGGCAACATCGATTGTCGATTTGGAATACATGCTCGGTACGGACGAAGGCATGGAAATCGTGCAGATCGTGCCGGAAGAAATCCCGACAGATGCAGCGGGCCTTGCCGAAATCGAAAAGCGCCTCGCCGCAAAGCCGGAACTTGCGAAAAAGCTCATCTCTAAAGACCGCAAGCAGGCCTTTATTAACGTGAAGCTCCGCCCGTTCCCGGAAGATTCCGTGTGGAAGGCTGAAGGCGAAGCTCAGGGCAAAAAGGCCGAAGCTCCGGACATGAAGACGGGCCGCGAAACCTCTGAAATCATCGCCAAGGAAAAGTACGCTCCGCTGCACCCTCTTGCAACGGGTATGCCTTACTTGAGCCATCAGAAGCTCAAGTACATCGGCGAAGAAATGAGCCGTATTTTCCTCATTACGATTCTTTGCTCCATCATCGTGATGTTCCTTGTGACGCGTTCGCTCCGCGGAATCGTTTCTCCGCTGATTACCACGTTCGCGGGCGTCATCATGACTTTTGGCTTGGTCGGCTATCTCGGTCTTTATATGGATGCGACCAACATCATGGTGCCTGTCATCTTGGCGTTTGCCGTCTCCATTGCGTATAACATTCATATCCATTCTTTCTTCCGCAAGAATATGATGCTCACGGGCAAGCGCAAGGAATCTGTGCTTTACGCCATGAAAGAAACCGGCTGGTCAGTGCTGTTCTCGGGCCTCACGACGATTGTGGCACTTCTGTCGTTCCTGTCGGTGATGCTTAAGCCTATTCGCTCCGTGGGCATCCTCTCTTCTATTGCTGTTGGCTTCATTCTCCTTGTGGCTCTTACAGTTTCGCCGATTCTCTTGAGCTTTGGCAAGGACAAAAAGCCGAACGCCAAGGTGCTTGAAAAGGGTGATACGCGTATGGGCATCATCCTCAATAATCTCGGTCAGTTTGTTCTGACTCACGGAAAGCCGATTGCAATCATCTTTGCTGTGATTACCGCAATTTCGATTTATGGCGTCACCAAGATGGAACCCGCTTTTGACGTGGAACGCACTATGGGCCGCAAGGTCGAATACGTGAACAAGATGCTCTACGTTGCCGAATCTGAAATCGGTAGCTTCTACTCTTACGACTTGGTGATTGACTTTGGCGAAAATGACAAGGCTAAGGAAGTTGATAATCTCAAAAAGCTGGAACAGCTGCAGGATCACGCCCAAAAGTATCCGCTGACAAAACGTTCCACTTCCATTCTCGACATCTTGAAGGATTTGGACCGCACCTTGAACGAAAATCGTCAGGAAATGTACGCTATCCCGGAAACGGAAGAACAGGTGGCTCAGCTCTTGCTCTTGTACGAAAATGCCGGCGGTTCCGAAGCAAGCTACTGGATGGATTACGATTACAAGAAGCTCCGCTTGATGGTCGAAATCTCGAGCTACAACTCCAACGAACTCCAGAAGGAAATTGAGGACTTGCAGAATTTCGCACGCGAACTTTATCCGAATGCGAAGGTGACAGCTGTGGGTAACTTGCCGCAGTTTACCGCTATGCAGCAGTATTTGGAAGTAGGCCAGATGACATCCTTCCTCATCTCTGTCGTGATTGTGGCGGTGCTCTTGATGATTGTCTTCGGCAGCGTCCGCACGGGTCTCATCGGCATGATTCCGAACATCGCTCCGGGTATTTTCGTGGGCGGCTATCTCGGCTTTAGCAACATCCCGCTCGACATGATGACGGCTACGCTTATCCCGATGATCATCGGCCTTTCCGTGGACGATACGATCCATTTCATCAACCATGGCCATGTGGAATTTGACCGTTGCAAGGACTACAAGGATTCCATTCTCAAGGTGTTCCGTGCTGCAGGACCTGCTCTTGTAATGACAACGATTATCATGGTGGCGACATTTGCGGGCTTTACGACTTCGCAGGCCACGCAGATGTTCAACTTTGGCTTTGTGGTGTTTGTGGGCCTTGTCTCGGCTTTGCTTGCCGACCTGTTCGTGACACCGCTTTTAATCAAGAAGTTTAAAATTTTCGGAAAATAGGAGGATTCTATGAAAATTTCAAAAATTGCTGCGACGCTCGTTGTCGCTCTCAGTGCAATGTCTATGGCTCAGACGAATGCCCGTGACATCATGGTCAAGGTCAAAAACCGCCCGGATGGTGACACGCGCTCTTCCTCGATGGAAATGAAGCTCGTGAACAAGAGCGGTAACACCCGTGTCCGCAAGATTACTTCGTATGCAATGGACGTGGGCGAAGATACCAAGACCATCATGTTCTTCCTTTACCCGAATGATGTGAAAGGCACGGGTTTCTTGACCGTGAACTACGATGACGTCAACAAGGAAGACGACAAGTGGCTCTATCTCCCGGCTTTGAAGAAGACACGCCGCATCAGCGGAAAGAGCTCCAAGACTGATTACTTCATGGGCTCCGACTTCACATACGATGATATCGGCAAGCGCAATGTCGATGAAGATACGCACAAGCTCTTGCGCGAAGAATCGGCAGACGGTTTCGATTACTACGTCGTCGAATCGACTCCCAAGAAGGAAGGCGAAATCTTCTCCAAGAAACTCGTCTGGATCCGCAAGGATTGCGATGTCGTCGCCAAGGTCGAATTCTACGACAAGCTCGGCAAACTCCATCGCCAGATGGTTTCTTCGGACATCAAGAAGGTTGACGGTTTTTGGACGGTCGGCAAGATGGAAATGAAGAACGTGCAGACGGGACATTCTACAGAACTCCTTTTCCTCGATCCGAAATACAACATCCAGCTCGATTCCAAGATTTTCTCTGTGAACAAGTTGGAACGTGGGTTGTAGTTAGTAGACAGTAAAAACTCTGCTTATTGTCATGCCCGCCATTGCGCGGGCATCTCCCATTAAGGAGGAAAAATGTTTAAAAAAACGGTTTTCGCGTTATTGTCCGCAGCGATCGCCTTGTCCGTACACGCCCAGGAAGACGAGCTTTCTCTGCAGCTGAACGGCTTTGTGGATTCGTATCACGCGCTGCAGGTGGAACATCCGCATAAGATTATGTCTTCGCGGACGCGCCTCCGTCTAGAAATGCGTGCGAATTACGGCGAGGCTTCGCTTTTCTCGAGCGTCAATCTCGCGTACAACAGCCTCATCAAAGACCAGTCGGGAGCGTTCCTTCGCGAAGCGTATTTCGATTACGCCGGCAAATATCTTGAAGTCAAGGCGGGTCGTCAAATTATCACGTGGGGCGTTGCCGATGGGCTTCGCCTTACGGACTTGATTTCGCCTATGGACTACACGGAATTCATGGCGAACGATTACGACGACATTCGCGTGCCGGTGAACGCCATCAACCTCAAGTATCCTGGCGAAAGCTTCTCCGCCGAACTCGTCTTTGTGCCTGTTCCGGAGTACTTCGTGATGCCCTCGGGCGAGGACAATCCGTGGACGATGCCGTTGCCTGCGAATACGAGCATGGACTTGAGCGGTACTCCTGAAAAGCGTCTCAAGAACAGCGAAGTGGGTGGACGTCTGCGTTTCTTCCTGGAGAATCTCGATTTCTCGCTTACGGCGCTGCGCACTTTCAATAAGTCTCCCGTAACGATTGCAAGCTTCAATCCGGAAACGAAATCTGCCGTGATTAAGGGCATCTACGAGCCGATGAACGTTGTCGGTGGCGATGTCTCTATCCCGGCGGGTGAGCTTGTGATTCGTGGCGAGGTGGCTGCGTATTTTGGCGAGCCCATTGCCTTGAAAAATTCTCGCGATTACTGGCTGCGAAAGACGTTCAACGCATTGCTCGGTATTGACTGGTACGCGGGTGATAACTGGACGTTCATGTTCCAATACATGCACAAGGTCGTCATGGATTACCGCGAAGTGTTGGGAACGGAACAGAATACGTCCATGCTTACGGCTCGCATCTCCAAGGAACTCCTGAACAATACACTCAAACTTTCTGTTTATGGGATGTACGACGTCGATAATGTCGGTTTCTATATCCGTCCGGCGGCAGATTACCTGCTGAGTGACCAGATTACGGTCTCGTTGGGCTCTGATATTCTTGGCGGGAGGCGCGGTACGTTTAAAACTTACAAGAAAAATACGCAAATATGGGTAAAAGGTAAGTATTTCTTTTAGTGGAGTCACTTGCCGTATGGGATGAAAATGCCTAAATTTAGACAGAACTAAGTTAGATTAACCTAATAAAATTGGTTTAGACTAAAATACTTGGTTCGGTCTAATTTTTGAGAGAGTGAGATTATGTTAAAGCCCGTACCCGATAAGAATCTGATTCAAATCCAGAATACAGATTTCTTTTCTCATTATATGTTGCAAAATAAAACTGGGACGGGACATCTACTAACGTATAACGTATTGCCTGGGCTGCAAGTCTTCTACAGCAATTTCCACCTCAAGGAATTTACTTTCAACTTTGAAAATCAAGGCAAGAACTTGATTGTGCTTCATTGCCATAACGGCAGCGCAGAATGGCTGAATTCGGATTCCATGCCGAAATCCATGGAAGAGAATGGCCTCGTTTTGCTCGACAATATGCCGGCCAGCAAGACGTTCAAATTCCCGGTGCATTGCTACCATGGCATTGCGGTCGTGTTCTCGATGGACCGCTGCCAATGTGAACTCATGAATATGTTTAAGGCGGTCGGTGTTGACTTTGCAGCCCTTATCGAAAAAATCCAGCCGCTTACACTTCCGCTGAAACTCCCGTCTAGCGAGCACGTGAGCCATATTTTCTCGGAACTCTACAGGCTTCCGAAAAACATCCGCTTGCCGTATTTCAAAATCAAAGTGCTCGAGCTTATCCTCTTCTTGAGCCGTCTCGATTCCGAAGCCAAGTACGAAACGGCGGCGCTGATCCCAAGCGCTTACAAAGGCAAAATGGAACTCCTGCGCGAAATTCTCCGCGAAAATGTCGAAGAGCATTTGACGCTTGAACAGCTTTCCAAGCAAATCGAAATGAGCCCGACGCAAATGAAAAAGTATTTCAAGCTGGCGTACGGCGATTCCATTTATTCGTACCTCAAGACGTACCGCATGAAAAAAGCCACCCAGCTTTTGCTAGATGGCAAATTCAATGTCGCCGAAGTCGCAAGCCGCGTGGGCTATACAAACTCCAGCAAGTTCGCGCAAGCATTCAAGGAATACACCGGCTGCTCGCCCAAGGAATATAAGAACAAGACCTAATCCGTGGCGCATCTCGCCGCATCTCGTTTAAGCGTCGTCTTTTTCCGTGTCGCTTTCGGCGTGCTTCTCTTCGTGCGTTTCTTCATCACGGCTAAGCGGTCTATGTTCGGCAATCTTGATTTCACGCTTGTTGATGTACATATTCTTATCGGCCTTGTTGAACGTCTCTTCAATCGTCGTTCCCTTGGCGTAAGATGCAATTCCAAGTCCGCAAGCAATTGAAATCTGTTTCCACGGGAACGAAGCGTTTTTAGTCAAGTCCATGCTTTCCTTGAGTTGTGTCATAAGCTCGGAGTGATTTTCTAAATCCCTGCCCGTAAGGACTACCAGGAATTCGTCGCCGCCAATTCTAAAGACGGGGCTGTGCGTGAAAATCTGGCAAATCAGCTTGCAGGAATTCACAAGATAGGCGTTTCCGTTTTCATGGCTGTAAGTGTCGTTGATTTCCTTGAGGTTGTTCGTGTCGAGAACTGCGATGCCGTACGATTTCACCTCGCCTCTTTCAATGCGGTCCTTGAGCTCGGAAAGGTAGCTGTCATAAGCCATCTTGTTGCGCACGCCTGTGAGCGAGTCTTGGAAGGCGAGTCCCTGCATTTGCTTCATGTGCTGGATGATGTGGAATTTTGCGGCCGCAAAGCTCTTAGCAAGTTCTCCAATTTCATCATTCTGCTTGATGTTGAATTCGGCGTTCATGTCACCGGTAATCATCTTCTTTGCTTCTTTCGTGAGCTCCTTGAGCGGCTTTGTAATGCTTCTCGAGAAGAAAATCGTGATGGCGGTTGTGAATGCAAGGAGGAGTAAAATAAAGATGATGCTTTGTCTGATGTGCCTATTTCGCTGGGCGTTGATTTCAAGAATCGGTGCTACAGTAACTAGGTTCATCCCGTTAATAAGAGGTGTTGATAACATAATCTGGTCTTCTTCTGGCTTGAATGTTAGACCGTTGGGGAGGGTGGGGTGGTAAAGCACAAAGCCCTCACTATCTTCCAAGAAGGCAAAACCGCTTTGCATAAAGTGCACCTGTGAAAGCTGCTTGGTCATTCCGTCAAAGTCAATGTCGATGCCTGCGACGCCAATTTCCTTGTTGTCCAGGAACATCGGAATAACGTAAGAGATGATATAAGCGTTGATGTTCTTGTTGTAGTAAGGCGGAAGCCAAATCGGATTTCCTGTCATGATCGGCTTGTAGTACCATCCTACATGTTCTACATCCGATGGGCTGTATTGCTTGATGTTTGTAGTAGCGTGGTTTTCGAACATCCCGTTGGATGGATTTCGGACGAGGTAAACTCCTTCGCTGGAGTGTGTGATGTCCGGGTTGAATCTGACAAATACGCTTTTTGTGTTAGAGAGGCTGCTTATGGTTGACTTAAGACGTTCTCTAATGCCATTGATGTTTCTAGACAAATTGTTAGGGTTCGTCAAAAAGGTTGAATCGTCCTTGATCTGGGAAAAAACGCCCGCAGCCGCAGCCATCGTGTATTTTTCGTGGGATTCAAACAGATTGTTCAGCTTGGCAGCTTCGCTGTTGGCCTGGTCCCGCATGTATTGCATGGAGTTGCGCTGAGTCGTCTTGCTGATGAACAACGTGCTGAGAATTCCAAGCGATAGTGTGCCGATAAGCGTGCTTGAAAGTGATAGGACTAAAATTTTTGTCTGGATTGAAAACTTCATAATTTACTCGATTGCGTTACGGCTTTTCAACATGTTGTTTTCGGCATTGGCAAGCTGCTCAGAAAGTGAAGACGATTGCGTGTCTTCGCAAATGGCAATGCCGATGGACAGGCGAACTTGTTCCCACGGGTTTTCTGCGTTGGCGGTGTTCTTTACACTGCTCGCCAATTTTTCTTCAAGTTCCTTGCGGTTCTTTAAATCGTCGTTTGTGAGGACGACGATAAATTCGTCTTCATTTACTCTAAATACGGGGCTGTGGTCAAATGTGGTGCAGATGAGCCTGCTTGCAGTTTGCAATAACGTGATAGCCTTTGTATTGCCGAACTTGTTCTTAATCTTGAAAAGGTTGTCAACGCTTGCAACGAGAATCCCGTAAGACTTGATCTCTCCTGAAGAAGCGCGCATGCTGAATTCTGCGATGTAATGGTCAAATGAATTCCTGTTGCGGACGCTTGTCACCGGATCCCTGAAGGCGAGCCCCTTGATATGTCCCATCGTTTCGGCGAGCCTCATTTTTGCCTTGACAAAACTTTGGGCGAGGTCTCCGATTTCATCGTTTCTGGTGATGTTGAGCTCAATTCCCATCTTGCCGTCGATGAGCCTGTTTGCGTAATCGGTCAGGAGTTTGAGGGATTTCGTAATTGAATTTGCAAAAATGAGCGAAGCGAAAATAAAGATGACCAGAATCAGCATCGTAATCAGCACGAGATTTTTGATGAGGCTATTTCGGTCTGCGGTAATGGATGTCTTGGGAATGACGAACGTCAAGTCCATCCCGTTGATGAGCTTGTTGTGAACGAGGAGGTTGTTGTCGGGGAGTGTGTAGGGCCTCCCCCTCGGAATGCTTGGATGGAAAAGAATGCTGCCGTTCTTGTCGGCGATGAATGCGTAGTCGTTGTCAAAAAGCCTTATGGACGCAATTTCCTGTGTGATGTAGTCAAAGTCGATATCAACACCGACAATGCCGATTTCCTGGTTGAACTTGAACAACGGAATGACGTACGAAATCATGTAGATGCCGGTGTTCTTGTTCATGTAGGGCTGCATCCACGTGGGCCGCTTTGTCTGTACCGGTACGTAATACCAGCCGACATGCTCGATGTCGCTCGGGTCGTACTTTGAAAAGTCGGTGGGGTCGACAAATTTGAGGTTGTGGTCTTTCGACGTCTTTGTCATGAATATGCCCGAAGTCGGGGGCGTAAGCTTGGGATTGAACCGCAAGTAGGCGGCTACCGCCTTTTCGGTATTGCCGATAGTGAGGCGGATGAGTTCGCGGCTCTTTTCGGTGAATTCCGCAAGCAACGTTTCGTCAGTCAGCTGTTCAAGGCTGTCCAGCATGCCGCTGATGGCAATCTCTAGCGTGTTGACGTATTGCTCGATGCTTTTGAGACGGCTGTTTATTTTTAGGGTTTCGGTGTTTGTCAGGGCGTGGAGGTTTCGTTCCGTTCCTTCATGGACAACCTTGTCCGTAGTGAACAGGCAGAGTCCTCCGAATGCAAGTGCGCAGAGAATTAGCCCTGAAAGAGCAAGTGTCAATACTCTTGTCTGTATTGTAGCTCTTAACCGACGTCTCATCTATTTCCCCAAAATTTCGATGACCTTTTTGTTGTTTGTGGAGCCCATGACAACCGAAACATCTCGCTTGTGGACGTGGAAGTAATCGGCTATCAGTTCGCAAATTGCCGCATTCGCGGCTCCGTCGACTGGCGGCGCCTTGACCTCAACCTTGTAGCTCCCGTCGGGCTGAGGTGTGACGCTCTCTCTCTTGCTGCGCGCGTGTACCTTGATGTTGATTCTCATGGTGCGCTAGGTGAGGGCGATGCCGTCGTTCTGTATCGTCGCGGGCGCCTCAAATTCTCTCTGCTGGTCGTTTTCCATCGCGGAGAGGAGTTCGTCCTGGCTGTGGATGAGGGCGCGGCAGCGGATAAAGTAGTTTGTGCGGAGCTGGCGGAGCTGCTCAATTTCGGTGCGGAGGTTTTCGCTTTCGCGCTTGATGCTCTCGACTTCGCGCATGGCGCGAGCCTTTGCTTCGGCGATGATGATTTCCGCTTCCTTTTCGGCAGATGCCTTCACTTCGTTAATCGTGCGCTGCATCGTCACAACGGCGTCCTGAATCGTCTTTTCGATTTGGCGGTAGTAGTTCACGCGTTCTTCGGCGACTTTCAGACGTTCGGTCAGGTTCGTGCGGTCGCGGAACATGTTTTCAAACGCGGTCGCCGTGGTTTCCAGAAAAGCCTTCACTTCTTCCGGATCGTACCCCTTAAAAGATTTCTTGTGGAAAGTCTGGTTTCTAATATCAAGCGGAGTGAGTTCCATAAAATCCTGCTTTTACGCTATAATCTATTATATAAGTAAAAGATATAAAAGCTTTGGGCGGTTTATAGAACTTAGTTAGCAGAACTTAGAACTTAGAGGTGATTTATAGAGCTTAGTTGGCAGAATTTAGGGGTGTTTTCTAAGTTCTAAGAGCGAAGCGAGCTAAGATCTAAGTTCTGGAATTTTGTATTTGCACATTTACTAACCACTAACCACAGCCTACTGCGAACTAAAAATATCTGTTTACATCTTGTTAATACATTGTGCTTTCGCTGAACGCTTTTTGTTTGAGTCCCGTTAAGGGTGAAAAATTACCCTTTAGGCCGATTGTAACCCCTTGATAAATACCGACATTTTACTAAATTTGAGTCTCAAAAAAATTCTGTTTTCATAGAAAGGTTTTTATCATGAAAAGAACATTCCAGCCTCACAATCGTAAGCGCGTTAACAAGCACGGTTTTATGGCCCGTATGGAAGACCGTTGGGGTCGTGCTGTCTTGAGCCGTCGCCGTGCTAAGGGCCGTAAGGTCCTCACCGTTAGCGACGAAATCTATAAGAAGTAAGTCGGGGCTGGCTTATAGCCACTCTGCGTTCTTATCGGCTGCCCAATCAGCCCGCTTACCGGCAAGTAGCCGTCCAAGGGAAGTTTCTCCGCGCGCCTGCTTTTAGCATGCGATGGATTGA
Coding sequences within it:
- a CDS encoding outer membrane lipoprotein-sorting protein — encoded protein: MKISKIAATLVVALSAMSMAQTNARDIMVKVKNRPDGDTRSSSMEMKLVNKSGNTRVRKITSYAMDVGEDTKTIMFFLYPNDVKGTGFLTVNYDDVNKEDDKWLYLPALKKTRRISGKSSKTDYFMGSDFTYDDIGKRNVDEDTHKLLREESADGFDYYVVESTPKKEGEIFSKKLVWIRKDCDVVAKVEFYDKLGKLHRQMVSSDIKKVDGFWTVGKMEMKNVQTGHSTELLFLDPKYNIQLDSKIFSVNKLERGL
- a CDS encoding DUF1302 family protein, yielding MFKKTVFALLSAAIALSVHAQEDELSLQLNGFVDSYHALQVEHPHKIMSSRTRLRLEMRANYGEASLFSSVNLAYNSLIKDQSGAFLREAYFDYAGKYLEVKAGRQIITWGVADGLRLTDLISPMDYTEFMANDYDDIRVPVNAINLKYPGESFSAELVFVPVPEYFVMPSGEDNPWTMPLPANTSMDLSGTPEKRLKNSEVGGRLRFFLENLDFSLTALRTFNKSPVTIASFNPETKSAVIKGIYEPMNVVGGDVSIPAGELVIRGEVAAYFGEPIALKNSRDYWLRKTFNALLGIDWYAGDNWTFMFQYMHKVVMDYREVLGTEQNTSMLTARISKELLNNTLKLSVYGMYDVDNVGFYIRPAADYLLSDQITVSLGSDILGGRRGTFKTYKKNTQIWVKGKYFF
- a CDS encoding helix-turn-helix domain-containing protein, whose translation is MLKPVPDKNLIQIQNTDFFSHYMLQNKTGTGHLLTYNVLPGLQVFYSNFHLKEFTFNFENQGKNLIVLHCHNGSAEWLNSDSMPKSMEENGLVLLDNMPASKTFKFPVHCYHGIAVVFSMDRCQCELMNMFKAVGVDFAALIEKIQPLTLPLKLPSSEHVSHIFSELYRLPKNIRLPYFKIKVLELILFLSRLDSEAKYETAALIPSAYKGKMELLREILRENVEEHLTLEQLSKQIEMSPTQMKKYFKLAYGDSIYSYLKTYRMKKATQLLLDGKFNVAEVASRVGYTNSSKFAQAFKEYTGCSPKEYKNKT
- a CDS encoding sensor domain-containing diguanylate cyclase; protein product: MKFSIQTKILVLSLSSTLIGTLSLGILSTLFISKTTQRNSMQYMRDQANSEAAKLNNLFESHEKYTMAAAAGVFSQIKDDSTFLTNPNNLSRNINGIRERLKSTISSLSNTKSVFVRFNPDITHSSEGVYLVRNPSNGMFENHATTNIKQYSPSDVEHVGWYYKPIMTGNPIWLPPYYNKNINAYIISYVIPMFLDNKEIGVAGIDIDFDGMTKQLSQVHFMQSGFAFLEDSEGFVLYHPTLPNGLTFKPEEDQIMLSTPLINGMNLVTVAPILEINAQRNRHIRQSIIFILLLLAFTTAITIFFSRSITKPLKELTKEAKKMITGDMNAEFNIKQNDEIGELAKSFAAAKFHIIQHMKQMQGLAFQDSLTGVRNKMAYDSYLSELKDRIERGEVKSYGIAVLDTNNLKEINDTYSHENGNAYLVNSCKLICQIFTHSPVFRIGGDEFLVVLTGRDLENHSELMTQLKESMDLTKNASFPWKQISIACGLGIASYAKGTTIEETFNKADKNMYINKREIKIAEHRPLSRDEETHEEKHAESDTEKDDA
- a CDS encoding sensor domain-containing diguanylate cyclase, with translation MTLALSGLILCALAFGGLCLFTTDKVVHEGTERNLHALTNTETLKINSRLKSIEQYVNTLEIAISGMLDSLEQLTDETLLAEFTEKSRELIRLTIGNTEKAVAAYLRFNPKLTPPTSGIFMTKTSKDHNLKFVDPTDFSKYDPSDIEHVGWYYVPVQTKRPTWMQPYMNKNTGIYMISYVIPLFKFNQEIGIVGVDIDFDYITQEIASIRLFDNDYAFIADKNGSILFHPSIPRGRPYTLPDNNLLVHNKLINGMDLTFVIPKTSITADRNSLIKNLVLITMLILVIFIFASLIFANSITKSLKLLTDYANRLIDGKMGIELNITRNDEIGDLAQSFVKAKMRLAETMGHIKGLAFRDPVTSVRNRNSFDHYIAEFSMRASSGEIKSYGILVASVDNLFKIKNKFGNTKAITLLQTASRLICTTFDHSPVFRVNEDEFIVVLTNDDLKNRKELEEKLASSVKNTANAENPWEQVRLSIGIAICEDTQSSSLSEQLANAENNMLKSRNAIE
- a CDS encoding DUF167 domain-containing protein, giving the protein MRINIKVHARSKRESVTPQPDGSYKVEVKAPPVDGAANAAICELIADYFHVHKRDVSVVMGSTNNKKVIEILGK